The DNA window TGGAAACAAGACGGCTAGTTTATGCCGCCCGCCCCGCTGTTCTAATGAATGATGAAAGGAGAGAAACAAATGGATTTCCATACGACGTTTCGTCCGGTGACCGTCCAGCCGGAGCAAATTGAAGCGCGCAGCTTTCAAATCATTGATGAAGAAATCGGCGAGCATTCCTTTACAGCTGAGCAATACCCGATCGTTCAGCGCGTCATTCACGCTTCAGCCGATTTTGAGCTCGGAAAAAGCCTTCTCTTTCATCCCGACGCCGTCCGCGCCGGCATCGACGCCATTCGCCGCGGCAAGCTCGTCGTCGCCGACGTACAAATGGTGCAAGTCGGCGTCAATAAAGCGCGCCTTGAGAAATTTGGCGGAGCGGTGCGCGTCTACATTTCCGATGAAGACGTCATCGCCGAAGCGAAACGGCTGAACATGACAAGGGCGATCGTCGCCATGCGCAAGGCGGTGAAAGAAGCGGAAGGCGGCATTTTCGCCATCGGCAACGCGCCGACCGCGCTGCTTGAGCTCATCCGCCTAATTAAGGAAGGAGAAGCGCGGCCGGGGCTGGTGATCGGCCTGCCGGTCGGGTTTGTGTCCGCGGCGGAATCGAAAGAAGAGCTGGCCAAGCTTGATGTGCCGTTTATTACGAACCGCGGCCGCAAAGGGGGAAGCACGGTGACGGTCGCCGCTTTGAACGCTTTATCGCTCTTGGCGGAACGAGTGTGATGGGCGATGGAAGCGAAAAAAACGCTGCGGGAAGGATATACGACCGGGTCATGCGCGACGGCGGCGACGAAAGCGGCACTCACGGCGCTCATTACCGGCCGGGTGCAGACGGAAGCGACGATTCGGTTGCCGATCGGACGGTCCGTGACATTTTCCGTTCAGTCGTGTACATATGATGGATCAACGGCGACAGCTGCTGTCGTGAAAGACGGCGGCGATGACCCGGACGCGACGCATGGAGCGTTGATCGTTTCGAC is part of the Geobacillus sp. 46C-IIa genome and encodes:
- a CDS encoding precorrin-8X methylmutase; protein product: MDFHTTFRPVTVQPEQIEARSFQIIDEEIGEHSFTAEQYPIVQRVIHASADFELGKSLLFHPDAVRAGIDAIRRGKLVVADVQMVQVGVNKARLEKFGGAVRVYISDEDVIAEAKRLNMTRAIVAMRKAVKEAEGGIFAIGNAPTALLELIRLIKEGEARPGLVIGLPVGFVSAAESKEELAKLDVPFITNRGRKGGSTVTVAALNALSLLAERV